Proteins from a single region of Caloramator sp. E03:
- a CDS encoding metal ABC transporter ATP-binding protein: MENVIEVNNLSFGYSNNLILKNISFTVKKGDFVGILGPNGCGKSTLLKLMLKILNPLNGDIKLLGKNIKDFKDWSSIGYVSQKANSFNTSFPATVEEIVCANLYSKIGIFKFPNKYHRQLVYKTLETVGLEGCATKLIGNLSGGQQQRVFIARALVNNPKILFLDEPTVGIDTEYESAIYCLLGKLNKEQGITIVMVTHDIENIALHANKLLYISDKGNVTKAKDESMIKDILKKVYGYDLNFEAHYCKNLFKKEGIKC; encoded by the coding sequence TTGGAAAATGTAATTGAAGTAAATAATTTAAGTTTTGGATATTCAAATAATCTTATACTTAAAAATATAAGTTTTACTGTAAAAAAAGGAGACTTTGTTGGAATATTAGGTCCTAATGGATGTGGCAAAAGTACATTGTTAAAACTTATGTTGAAAATTTTAAATCCTTTAAACGGAGATATTAAATTGTTAGGAAAAAATATAAAGGATTTTAAAGACTGGAGCAGCATCGGTTACGTTTCACAGAAGGCAAATTCCTTTAACACAAGCTTTCCTGCCACTGTTGAAGAAATAGTATGTGCAAATCTATATTCAAAAATAGGCATTTTCAAGTTTCCAAATAAATACCATAGGCAATTGGTATATAAAACTCTCGAAACAGTAGGTCTTGAAGGATGTGCTACAAAACTTATAGGAAACTTATCTGGAGGACAACAGCAAAGGGTATTTATAGCAAGAGCTCTTGTTAATAACCCTAAAATACTTTTTCTTGATGAACCTACTGTTGGAATTGATACAGAATACGAAAGTGCTATATACTGCCTTTTAGGAAAATTAAACAAAGAACAAGGAATAACTATAGTTATGGTTACTCACGACATTGAAAATATTGCCCTCCACGCTAACAAACTTTTATACATAAGTGATAAAGGAAATGTAACAAAGGCCAAAGATGAATCTATGATAAAAGATATTCTAAAAAAAGTTTATGGCTATGATTTAAATTTTGAAGCTCACTACTGTAAAAACTTATTTAAGAAAGAAGGTATCAAATGTTAG